In one window of Meiothermus sp. DNA:
- a CDS encoding glycerate kinase, translating into MRKQLVASFQHALAQTHPAHLTEQHLPEEAPALIVAVGKAAISMLEAARQRFAQTPFIAVPKAEAGRAWPDALRGRILPASHPVPDERSVEAGQTILQAVSRLKPSDLLLLLISGGGSALMCAPWGISLATKQALTQALLRSGADIQEMNAVRKHVSALKGGRLAAATPARILALYLSDVPGDDLSVIASGPTVPDESTFADALEVLDKYRLEFPEVRAHLRQGLGGELPESPKPGDALFARVENRLIGSNQTLLEAAQSYWQAQGYRAVILSDRFQGEARELARFHANLVQSIRAHGQPFRPPVVLLSGGEASVTVRGSGRGGRNQEFLAWLGFYLGQAGLWALAADSDGIDGNTRAAGAIWQPDTWGRARGQGLDLKAQLQKNDSHGFFAAMNDLLVTGETANNLNDFRVLVVE; encoded by the coding sequence ATGCGCAAGCAACTTGTGGCCAGCTTCCAGCACGCCCTGGCACAAACCCACCCGGCCCACCTCACCGAACAACACCTGCCCGAGGAAGCCCCGGCGCTCATCGTGGCGGTGGGGAAAGCCGCCATCAGCATGTTGGAAGCGGCCCGGCAACGGTTTGCGCAGACCCCTTTCATCGCTGTACCCAAAGCCGAGGCGGGGCGGGCCTGGCCCGACGCTTTGCGTGGGCGCATCCTGCCCGCCAGCCACCCGGTACCCGATGAACGCAGTGTGGAGGCCGGGCAGACCATTTTGCAAGCGGTCTCCAGGCTGAAGCCAAGCGACTTGCTGCTTCTGCTGATCTCCGGAGGTGGCAGCGCCCTGATGTGTGCACCCTGGGGGATCAGCCTGGCCACCAAGCAGGCCCTGACGCAGGCTCTGCTGCGCTCCGGAGCCGATATTCAGGAGATGAATGCAGTGCGCAAGCACGTCTCGGCCCTCAAGGGCGGGCGGCTGGCGGCGGCCACTCCAGCCCGCATTCTGGCGCTGTACCTCTCCGATGTACCGGGCGACGACCTCTCGGTGATAGCCTCGGGGCCTACCGTGCCGGACGAAAGCACCTTTGCCGATGCCCTCGAGGTGCTGGACAAGTACCGCCTGGAGTTTCCCGAGGTGCGGGCTCACCTCCGGCAGGGCCTGGGGGGCGAGCTACCCGAGTCACCCAAGCCGGGGGATGCCCTCTTCGCACGGGTGGAAAATCGGCTGATTGGCAGCAATCAGACCCTGCTCGAGGCCGCCCAGAGCTACTGGCAGGCCCAGGGCTACCGTGCAGTCATCCTCTCCGACCGCTTCCAGGGCGAGGCCCGCGAACTGGCCCGCTTTCACGCCAACCTGGTGCAGAGCATCCGCGCCCACGGGCAGCCCTTCCGCCCTCCTGTGGTGTTGCTTTCTGGCGGTGAGGCCAGCGTCACGGTGCGCGGCTCGGGCCGGGGAGGGCGCAACCAGGAGTTTCTGGCCTGGCTGGGCTTTTATCTGGGACAGGCGGGCCTCTGGGCCCTGGCCGCCGACTCCGACGGGATTGACGGCAATACCCGCGCCGCAGGGGCCATCTGGCAACCGGACACCTGGGGGCGGGCCCGGGGGCAGGGGCTGGATCTTAAAGCCCAATTGCAAAAAAACGATTCGCATGGCTTTTTTGCGGCCATGAACGACCTGCTCGTCACCGGCGAGACCGCCAACAACCTCAACGATTTTCGGGTGCTGGTGGTCGAATAG
- a CDS encoding archease: MTTQLGRWEHFHHQADIGVRGIGPTLDKAFEQAALALTAVITDPARVRPIQAVEIECEAPRISLLLVDWLNRLIYEMATRRMIFAQFEVHLSPPDLGGALSLHALAWGEPVDPLRHQPAVEVKGATYSELEVKQDPQGHWVVQCVVDV, translated from the coding sequence ATGACCACGCAGCTTGGGCGCTGGGAGCACTTTCACCACCAGGCCGACATAGGGGTGCGGGGGATCGGCCCGACCCTGGACAAGGCCTTTGAGCAGGCGGCCCTGGCCCTCACTGCCGTCATTACCGACCCCGCGCGGGTACGGCCCATCCAAGCCGTGGAGATTGAGTGTGAGGCCCCGCGGATCTCGCTTCTGCTGGTGGACTGGCTCAATCGGCTCATTTACGAGATGGCCACCCGGCGGATGATTTTTGCTCAGTTCGAGGTGCACCTGAGCCCGCCCGACCTGGGGGGGGCTTTGAGCCTTCACGCGCTGGCCTGGGGAGAGCCGGTAGACCCCCTGCGACACCAGCCCGCAGTGGAGGTAAAGGGGGCGACCTACAGCGAGCTCGAGGTCAAACAAGACCCACAGGGCCACTGGGTTGTGCAGTGTGTGGTAGATGTCTGA
- a CDS encoding murein hydrolase activator EnvC, protein MKQRSGIGGRGSGKGGVEAARRFPINLLLIRKHIQQSLWMLVLMGAFGFPPWALSQPNLNELQQQAEQNRRLQQLQQQRIAQLNRDLANLDAATRQQLAELRRLEAEITRLERERAELTRQIDLLEGQKKQAEARIASLQKELQGLRERLSALLQSLHRERAGRYLPLLRAESFTDLSVRSKWVGVLGQHQTDLMNRIKNTVRQLDEERIRLGLLVDTLTERRAERQQRIAALAQNRQTVQLTVANLRQQQAGRQVILRETLQAQAQLRVELQVLQGRIAAELRRIAEERRRAEEERRRREAEERRQRELQAQRERELQAQRQREEAARRERETVRELPSVPREVVGALQFPVRGGRVAEPYGFQGNDWQTLQGAEASSPIVAAANGVVIDSLFIANLGYTLTIRHSDQLATQYVNVLEPRVSVGQRVGQGQVIGFTGGGVLIPSDQMWFRVIVIDNNGNFRYVDPSRYY, encoded by the coding sequence ATGAAGCAGCGCTCTGGGATCGGGGGTCGGGGGTCAGGAAAGGGAGGGGTCGAAGCCGCTAGACGATTCCCAATAAACCTGCTTCTTATCCGCAAACATATCCAGCAAAGCCTCTGGATGCTGGTGCTCATGGGGGCTTTTGGCTTTCCGCCCTGGGCTCTGAGCCAGCCCAACCTGAACGAGCTGCAGCAGCAAGCCGAGCAGAACCGCCGGTTACAACAACTCCAGCAACAGCGCATCGCCCAGCTCAACCGCGACCTGGCCAACCTTGATGCCGCGACCCGGCAGCAACTGGCCGAGCTGCGCCGCCTCGAGGCCGAGATTACCCGCCTCGAGCGCGAACGCGCCGAACTGACCCGGCAGATAGACCTGCTGGAAGGCCAGAAAAAACAGGCCGAGGCCCGCATTGCCAGCCTGCAAAAGGAGCTACAGGGCCTGCGAGAGCGTCTTTCGGCCCTGCTGCAGAGCCTGCACCGCGAACGGGCCGGGCGCTACCTGCCCCTTCTGCGAGCCGAATCCTTCACCGATTTGTCGGTACGCAGCAAGTGGGTGGGGGTGCTGGGGCAGCACCAGACCGACCTGATGAACCGCATCAAGAACACCGTGCGCCAGCTCGACGAGGAACGCATACGGCTGGGGCTGCTGGTAGACACCCTTACCGAGCGCCGGGCCGAACGGCAGCAGCGCATCGCAGCCCTGGCGCAAAACCGCCAGACCGTGCAACTGACCGTGGCCAACCTGCGCCAGCAGCAGGCTGGGCGGCAGGTCATCCTGCGCGAAACCCTGCAAGCCCAGGCCCAGCTTCGGGTGGAGCTACAAGTCTTGCAGGGCCGCATTGCGGCCGAGCTGCGCCGCATTGCCGAGGAGCGCCGCCGGGCCGAGGAGGAACGCCGCCGCCGCGAAGCCGAGGAGCGCCGCCAACGCGAGCTACAGGCCCAACGCGAGCGAGAGCTACAAGCCCAACGCCAGCGCGAGGAGGCCGCCCGCCGCGAGCGCGAGACCGTGCGTGAACTCCCCTCGGTTCCCCGCGAGGTGGTGGGGGCCTTGCAGTTCCCGGTGCGGGGGGGCCGGGTAGCCGAGCCCTACGGGTTCCAGGGCAACGACTGGCAAACCCTACAGGGCGCAGAGGCTTCCAGCCCCATTGTGGCCGCTGCCAACGGGGTGGTGATTGATAGCCTGTTCATTGCCAACCTGGGCTATACCCTGACCATCCGCCACTCCGACCAGCTTGCCACCCAGTACGTGAATGTCCTCGAGCCCCGCGTCTCGGTGGGCCAGCGGGTGGGGCAGGGCCAGGTAATCGGTTTCACTGGAGGCGGCGTGCTGATTCCCAGCGACCAGATGTGGTTCCGGGTGATTGTGATTGATAACAACGGCAACTTTCGCTACGTAGACCCATCGCGGTATTACTGA
- a CDS encoding ABC transporter permease, whose product MYALSQALRSLRQHLTSTLATFFTALVSFSLLFLLGLVLWNLDRVVASLERELEVAAFLKPEAQATAILNEIKAWPEVSEAKLQTKEEALATLQLDYPYLAQAREFIQNPLPDTIRLKLKDPQQVREVGRRVARIEGVDGVEYGGALTEQLVRVLAGLRVAVNILIVLLLLDTLFSVMGTIRLSIENRREELRVMQLVGATRRFIQGPFVAEGTLLTLAAGLVALGLGVVSYRFLAEALQNLLPFVPVLAGGDLIRAALAMLVLAVLLGATGAYLASRANLREADL is encoded by the coding sequence GTGTATGCCCTCTCCCAGGCCTTGCGTTCGCTGCGCCAACACCTGACCAGTACGCTGGCAACCTTTTTTACCGCGTTGGTATCGTTTTCGCTGCTCTTTTTGCTGGGATTGGTGCTGTGGAACTTAGACCGGGTGGTAGCCTCCCTCGAGCGCGAGCTGGAAGTAGCCGCTTTCCTCAAACCGGAAGCACAAGCAACCGCCATTCTGAACGAGATCAAAGCCTGGCCGGAAGTCAGCGAGGCCAAACTGCAAACCAAGGAAGAAGCCCTGGCCACCCTCCAGCTCGACTACCCGTACCTGGCCCAGGCTCGAGAGTTCATCCAGAACCCCCTCCCGGACACCATCCGGCTCAAGTTAAAAGACCCCCAGCAGGTGCGCGAGGTAGGCCGCCGGGTAGCACGAATCGAAGGTGTAGACGGCGTGGAGTACGGGGGCGCCCTGACCGAGCAACTGGTGCGGGTGCTGGCGGGCTTGCGGGTGGCGGTCAATATTCTGATCGTGTTGCTGCTCCTGGACACCCTGTTTAGCGTGATGGGCACCATCCGGCTCTCCATCGAAAACCGCCGCGAGGAGCTACGGGTCATGCAACTTGTAGGGGCTACCCGGCGCTTTATCCAGGGGCCTTTCGTGGCCGAGGGTACGCTGCTCACCCTGGCTGCGGGCCTGGTGGCGCTCGGGCTGGGGGTGGTGTCCTACCGCTTTCTGGCCGAAGCCCTGCAAAACCTGCTGCCCTTCGTACCGGTGCTGGCCGGGGGCGACCTGATCCGGGCCGCTCTGGCCATGCTGGTGCTGGCGGTGCTGTTGGGGGCCACCGGGGCCTACCTGGCCAGCCGGGCCAATTTGCGGGAGGCCGATTTATGA